A window of Fictibacillus halophilus contains these coding sequences:
- a CDS encoding Glu/Leu/Phe/Val family dehydrogenase: protein MTAQNNTDQKSDNQHENDNVLQSTQSVIADALDKLGYSSEVYELLKEPIRMLTVRIPVKMDDGSTKIFTGYRAQHNDAVGPTKGGVRFHPNVSETEVKALSIWMSLKAGIVDLPYGGGKGGIICDPRTMSFRELERLSRGYVRAISQLVGPTKDIPAPDVFTNSQIMAWMMDEYSRIREFDSPGFITGKPLVLGGSHGRETATAKGVTICIREAAAKKGIQLEGARVVVQGFGNAGSFLAKFMHDAGAKVIAISDAYGGLYDPEGLDIDYLLERRDSFGTVTKLFKDTITNQELLELDCDILVPAAIENQITEKNAHQIKASIVVEAANGPTTLEATRILSERGILLVPDVLASAGGVTVSYFEWVQNNQGYYWTEEEVEEKLERVMVKSFDTVYTTAMNRKVNMRLAAYMVGVRKMAEASRFRGWI from the coding sequence ATGACAGCCCAAAATAACACAGACCAAAAATCCGACAATCAACACGAAAATGACAATGTACTCCAATCCACGCAATCCGTAATCGCGGATGCGCTCGATAAATTAGGATACTCTTCCGAAGTTTATGAGTTATTAAAAGAACCGATTCGCATGTTGACCGTTCGAATTCCGGTTAAGATGGATGACGGAAGTACTAAGATTTTTACTGGATATCGTGCCCAGCATAATGATGCTGTTGGTCCAACTAAGGGCGGCGTTCGTTTTCATCCGAATGTATCAGAAACAGAAGTAAAAGCGCTATCAATCTGGATGAGCTTAAAAGCAGGTATTGTGGATCTGCCATATGGCGGAGGGAAAGGCGGAATCATTTGTGATCCGCGTACAATGTCTTTTAGAGAGCTTGAAAGATTAAGCCGTGGCTATGTAAGAGCAATCAGTCAATTAGTAGGACCGACTAAAGATATTCCGGCTCCAGACGTATTTACAAACTCACAGATCATGGCTTGGATGATGGATGAGTACAGCAGAATTAGAGAGTTTGATTCTCCTGGATTTATTACAGGGAAACCACTTGTACTTGGTGGGTCTCATGGCCGTGAAACAGCTACTGCTAAAGGTGTTACGATCTGTATACGTGAGGCAGCAGCCAAAAAAGGTATCCAACTTGAAGGTGCTCGTGTAGTCGTACAAGGATTTGGTAATGCGGGAAGCTTCCTTGCTAAATTCATGCACGATGCTGGTGCAAAAGTAATCGCGATTTCAGATGCTTATGGTGGTCTATATGATCCTGAGGGGTTAGATATCGATTATCTATTAGAACGTCGTGATAGCTTTGGGACAGTAACGAAGCTTTTCAAAGATACGATAACAAATCAAGAACTTTTAGAGCTTGATTGTGACATTTTAGTACCTGCAGCTATTGAAAACCAAATTACTGAAAAGAATGCACACCAGATCAAAGCATCAATCGTTGTTGAAGCAGCGAACGGACCAACTACACTTGAAGCGACTAGAATCTTATCTGAAAGAGGAATTCTTTTAGTACCAGACGTATTGGCAAGCGCAGGTGGAGTTACGGTATCTTACTTTGAGTGGGTACAAAACAACCAAGGTTATTACTGGACAGAAGAAGAAGTAGAAGAGAAGCTTGAGCGAGTAATGGTAAAATCATTTGATACCGTTTATACAACTGCCATGAACAGAAAAGTAAACATGAGACTAGCCGCTTATATGGTTGGTGTTCGTAAAATGGCTGAAGCATCTCGCTTCAGAGGCTGGATTTAA
- a CDS encoding YpdA family putative bacillithiol disulfide reductase translates to MNIDVCIIGGGPCGLAAALALQKKGISYCVIEKGNVVNTIYQYPTHQTFFSSSEKLEIGNFPFVHEQRKPRRIHALTYYREVVKRNKLHIRTFERAKSVNKQSDGTFKVETINRKDETICYDAKYVIIATGYYDNPNQLNIEGEDLPHVHHYFKEGHPYYDLDVAVIGGKNSAIDAALELQKAGARPHVFYRGSHYSPSIKPWVLPEFEACVKAGSIQMTFDACVNKITEDGMYVIQGDNGSETYHPFHAVFAMIGYHPDHSFLSKMGVGIDEETGRPSFSEDTMETNVDGLFIAGVIAAGNNANEIFIENGRFHGEVIAETIEKREKNR, encoded by the coding sequence GTGAATATAGACGTATGTATTATTGGTGGTGGGCCATGTGGATTGGCTGCAGCTCTTGCACTACAGAAAAAAGGAATTTCTTACTGCGTGATTGAAAAAGGAAACGTAGTTAACACCATTTATCAATATCCAACGCATCAGACCTTTTTTAGCTCGAGTGAAAAACTTGAGATCGGCAACTTTCCTTTCGTGCATGAACAACGAAAGCCGAGAAGAATTCATGCGCTAACGTACTATCGAGAAGTAGTTAAAAGAAATAAACTCCATATTCGTACATTTGAAAGAGCGAAATCGGTTAACAAACAGTCTGATGGAACATTTAAAGTTGAAACAATCAATCGTAAAGATGAAACGATTTGTTATGATGCCAAATACGTCATTATCGCAACAGGGTATTACGATAACCCTAATCAATTGAACATTGAGGGGGAAGACCTGCCTCATGTTCATCATTATTTTAAAGAAGGTCATCCTTATTATGATCTTGATGTTGCGGTGATCGGTGGGAAAAATTCTGCGATCGATGCAGCGTTAGAACTGCAAAAAGCAGGTGCACGTCCTCACGTCTTTTACAGAGGAAGTCATTATTCACCGAGCATCAAACCATGGGTACTTCCGGAATTTGAGGCATGTGTAAAAGCAGGTAGTATTCAGATGACTTTTGATGCATGCGTAAATAAAATAACAGAGGACGGCATGTATGTGATACAAGGAGATAATGGATCTGAAACGTATCATCCGTTTCATGCAGTGTTTGCCATGATCGGCTATCACCCTGATCATTCGTTCTTATCTAAGATGGGTGTAGGTATCGATGAAGAAACCGGACGTCCTTCGTTTTCTGAAGATACGATGGAAACAAACGTTGACGGATTATTTATTGCAGGTGTAATTGCTGCTGGTAACAATGCTAATGAGATATTTATTGAAAATGGAAGGTTTCACGGTGAAGTGATCGCTGAAACGATAGAGAAAAGAGAAAAAAACCGATAA
- the sleB gene encoding spore cortex-lytic enzyme, producing MKRNSAYIKGAFFAIALCFGLLAGFGQNNAQAFSNQVIQVGATGEDVVELQSRLQYLGFYTGNIDGVFGWRTYWALRNFQYEFGLPIDGLAGGTTKNKLAKASKYDKAWVNKQIDTGKKFSYYGGEKKSAKSGAAKGGTAKSGTPKAGTAKGTKGAGQPKAKPAQVKPAKNIPNGYSQNDVNLMANAVYGEARGEPYIGQVAVAAVIINRVNSASFPNTVSGVIFEPGAFTAVADGQIYLTPNAQAKKAVMDALNGWDPTGEAEYYFNPDTATSGWIWSRPQIKKIGKHIFCN from the coding sequence ATGAAAAGAAATTCAGCTTACATAAAGGGAGCATTCTTTGCAATCGCCCTTTGTTTTGGGCTATTAGCTGGATTTGGTCAGAACAATGCACAAGCATTTTCAAACCAAGTCATACAGGTAGGAGCTACAGGTGAAGATGTAGTCGAACTTCAGTCGAGGCTTCAATATCTAGGTTTTTACACGGGAAACATCGATGGTGTTTTTGGATGGAGAACGTATTGGGCATTACGAAACTTCCAATATGAATTCGGTCTACCGATTGATGGTTTAGCAGGCGGTACTACAAAAAACAAGTTAGCCAAAGCTTCTAAATACGATAAAGCTTGGGTAAATAAGCAGATTGATACCGGTAAGAAGTTCTCTTATTACGGTGGTGAGAAGAAAAGTGCGAAGAGTGGAGCAGCTAAAGGGGGCACTGCAAAAAGCGGCACGCCAAAAGCTGGAACTGCAAAGGGCACAAAAGGAGCGGGACAGCCTAAAGCAAAGCCTGCTCAAGTTAAACCAGCAAAGAACATCCCTAATGGTTATTCGCAGAACGATGTAAACTTGATGGCTAATGCTGTATATGGTGAAGCACGTGGTGAGCCTTACATCGGTCAAGTCGCAGTAGCAGCAGTAATTATTAATCGAGTAAATAGTGCTTCATTCCCGAATACAGTTTCTGGTGTAATCTTCGAACCAGGAGCATTTACAGCAGTTGCGGATGGTCAGATCTATCTGACTCCAAATGCGCAAGCAAAAAAAGCGGTAATGGACGCACTGAACGGTTGGGATCCAACAGGTGAAGCAGAATATTATTTTAACCCTGATACAGCTACATCAGGCTGGATATGGTCTCGTCCTCAAATCAAAAAAATCGGAAAGCACATTTTCTGCAACTAA
- the prsW gene encoding glutamic-type intramembrane protease PrsW, with amino-acid sequence MLAVISAAVAPAIALLSFFYLKDKYETEPLSLVVKVYIFGVLLVFPIMVIQFGITEELNVPSFVEAFFISGTLEEFFKWFLVFYGAYLHEEFNEPYDGIVYATALSLGFASLENIFYLYTFGIKEALVRALLPVSGHALFGVIMGFYLGKGKFSTGRKKKMYLTLSLLLPIVLHGTFNFLLLSSTKYIFFYMFPFMIFLWWFALRKVRIANTTLTPYSNPDAKTGI; translated from the coding sequence ATGCTAGCTGTAATTTCTGCAGCGGTGGCTCCGGCTATTGCTCTATTATCCTTTTTTTATCTAAAAGATAAATATGAGACCGAACCATTGTCATTGGTGGTCAAAGTATATATATTTGGCGTTCTTCTCGTCTTTCCGATTATGGTTATTCAGTTTGGAATTACCGAAGAATTGAACGTACCTTCTTTTGTTGAGGCATTTTTTATCAGTGGCACATTAGAAGAGTTCTTCAAATGGTTCTTAGTGTTCTATGGAGCATATCTTCATGAAGAGTTCAATGAACCGTATGATGGAATCGTATATGCCACTGCATTGTCATTAGGATTTGCGTCTTTAGAAAACATCTTTTATCTGTATACGTTCGGAATTAAAGAAGCATTAGTTCGAGCCCTTCTGCCTGTAAGTGGTCATGCTTTGTTTGGTGTGATCATGGGTTTTTATTTAGGAAAAGGGAAATTCTCGACAGGAAGAAAGAAGAAGATGTATCTTACCCTCTCACTCCTATTACCGATTGTGTTACACGGTACGTTTAACTTCTTGTTGTTATCCAGTACAAAATATATTTTCTTTTATATGTTTCCTTTTATGATCTTCTTATGGTGGTTTGCTCTTCGGAAAGTAAGAATTGCTAATACTACTCTAACTCCATATTCAAATCCAGATGCGAAGACCGGAATTTAA
- a CDS encoding D-alanine--D-alanine ligase family protein produces the protein MKIAVLYGGVSAEREVSLSTGKQIISALESKGHEVTGIDFHPSRLKDLLELEADVVFLGLHGKYGEDGRLQGLLDMMGIPYVGSGALASGIAMDKAKSKQFFKDANINIAKEKVLYRKSYDENQLELSFDFPAVVKPNREGSTIGLTIAQNHDELIKGIAEAFLHDDTILVEQFVSGKEVTVAVMGEHNNYKALPVVEIEPKNAYYDYESKYAEGGSIHYVPARLDESTTAKLQKQAVLAHEVLGCEVYSRVDFIVPHDGSEPVILEVNTLPGMTPTSLFPDAAKEIGMDYPSMIEKLIELSLKK, from the coding sequence ATGAAAATAGCAGTATTATATGGCGGTGTTTCTGCTGAGAGAGAAGTATCCTTATCAACAGGCAAGCAGATCATCTCTGCGCTTGAAAGCAAAGGTCATGAAGTTACGGGCATTGACTTTCATCCTTCACGACTTAAAGATTTGTTGGAACTTGAAGCTGATGTTGTTTTTCTAGGACTTCATGGAAAGTATGGAGAAGATGGCAGGTTGCAAGGTCTTTTAGATATGATGGGGATTCCTTACGTAGGATCAGGTGCTCTAGCATCAGGTATCGCTATGGATAAAGCGAAATCCAAACAGTTCTTTAAAGATGCTAACATTAATATCGCAAAGGAAAAAGTTCTTTATAGAAAGTCGTACGATGAGAACCAGTTAGAACTATCTTTCGATTTTCCGGCAGTAGTAAAGCCAAATAGAGAAGGATCAACGATTGGCCTTACAATCGCTCAAAATCATGATGAGCTGATAAAAGGAATCGCTGAAGCATTTTTGCATGATGATACGATTCTCGTTGAACAATTCGTAAGCGGGAAAGAGGTTACCGTAGCTGTTATGGGGGAACATAACAACTATAAGGCACTTCCTGTTGTCGAGATCGAACCTAAGAATGCTTATTACGACTATGAGTCTAAGTATGCAGAAGGTGGAAGTATTCACTATGTTCCTGCAAGACTTGACGAGAGCACAACAGCTAAACTGCAAAAACAAGCTGTACTTGCTCATGAAGTTTTAGGCTGCGAAGTGTATTCACGTGTAGATTTTATCGTTCCCCACGATGGTTCAGAACCTGTAATCTTAGAAGTAAACACATTACCAGGTATGACGCCGACCAGTCTGTTTCCAGATGCAGCAAAAGAGATCGGAATGGACTATCCTTCAATGATCGAAAAATTAATCGAGCTATCTTTAAAAAAGTAA
- a CDS encoding genetic competence negative regulator: MRVERLTYNKIKIFLTFDDLNERGISKEEIWQDIPKVHQLFRDMMTEADDEVGFKADGPIAVEVFSLPAQGMVVIVTKGINEYELEEEYDEDYIEMQVTLDENDEIFYEFSSFEDVILLAKRLHSLEIKGGTLYSFNNHFYLKFEEDEVQPVDLDLFIALLAEFGSSSTITSYRVIEYGKELMKSDAISELYRYFK, encoded by the coding sequence ATGCGGGTAGAACGGTTAACCTATAACAAAATAAAAATCTTCCTAACTTTTGATGATCTGAATGAACGAGGTATTTCTAAGGAAGAAATATGGCAGGATATTCCTAAAGTTCATCAGCTATTCCGTGATATGATGACTGAAGCTGATGATGAGGTAGGATTTAAAGCTGATGGTCCTATTGCGGTTGAAGTTTTTTCACTTCCAGCTCAAGGTATGGTTGTTATTGTTACAAAAGGAATTAACGAGTATGAACTTGAAGAAGAATATGATGAAGATTATATAGAGATGCAAGTCACGTTAGATGAGAACGATGAGATATTTTATGAGTTTTCGTCTTTTGAAGACGTTATTTTACTTGCAAAACGCCTTCATTCTTTAGAGATTAAAGGTGGTACTCTGTATTCATTTAATAATCACTTCTACTTAAAGTTTGAAGAAGATGAGGTCCAGCCAGTAGACCTTGATTTGTTTATTGCTCTTCTTGCTGAGTTCGGAAGCTCCTCGACGATTACAAGCTACAGAGTTATTGAGTATGGAAAAGAATTGATGAAATCCGATGCAATAAGCGAACTGTATCGTTATTTTAAGTAA
- a CDS encoding asparaginase, producing the protein MKKILLIHTGGTIAMEENKSTGGVNTKETHPLEATLRELSDLAEISVKNYVNLPSPHITPSHMLELAQFITTQTNSDQFDGIVITHGTDTLEETAYVLDLVLQTSIPVIVTGAMRSSNEHGSDGPYNLISSVRVACEDQSLGKGTLVVFNDEIHAAKNVTKTHTSNIATFQSPQYGPIGIVTKRGVLFHHTPIRSDFFHVKNFSKNVVLLKAYAGMDGNLIQAATNSADGVVIEALGQGNLPPATVPAIKELISNGIPVVLVSRCFNGIAQDIYSYEGGGKHLKEIGAIFSNGLNGQKARLKLMIALENTSEPHQLQRLFLQ; encoded by the coding sequence TTGAAAAAGATATTATTAATTCATACTGGCGGCACCATCGCGATGGAAGAAAACAAATCCACAGGAGGTGTAAATACGAAAGAAACACACCCACTAGAGGCAACCCTCAGAGAACTGTCTGATCTAGCAGAAATATCGGTAAAAAATTATGTAAATCTGCCATCTCCTCATATTACTCCTTCCCATATGCTGGAGTTAGCACAATTTATTACTACACAAACAAATTCTGATCAATTCGATGGAATCGTCATCACTCACGGAACAGACACGCTCGAAGAAACGGCTTATGTATTAGATCTAGTACTGCAAACATCAATTCCAGTAATTGTTACGGGTGCAATGCGATCAAGTAACGAACATGGTTCAGATGGACCATACAACCTGATCTCATCTGTACGAGTTGCCTGTGAAGATCAATCGTTAGGCAAAGGAACACTTGTTGTGTTTAACGACGAGATCCACGCTGCAAAAAATGTTACGAAGACTCACACGAGCAACATCGCGACATTCCAGAGTCCTCAATATGGACCGATCGGTATCGTAACAAAACGAGGAGTTCTGTTCCATCACACACCGATTCGATCAGACTTCTTTCATGTGAAGAACTTTTCTAAAAACGTCGTTTTACTTAAAGCATATGCAGGCATGGACGGTAATTTGATCCAAGCGGCAACAAATTCAGCAGATGGCGTTGTCATCGAAGCATTAGGTCAAGGGAACTTGCCTCCTGCAACAGTGCCTGCCATAAAAGAACTCATTTCAAATGGAATACCTGTTGTACTCGTATCAAGATGTTTTAACGGAATCGCTCAAGACATCTACTCATATGAAGGTGGAGGAAAGCACTTAAAAGAAATTGGCGCGATCTTCTCAAACGGACTAAACGGACAAAAAGCACGATTAAAACTGATGATCGCCTTAGAAAATACGAGTGAACCACATCAGTTGCAACGACTTTTTCTGCAATAA